A window from Salvelinus fontinalis isolate EN_2023a unplaced genomic scaffold, ASM2944872v1 scaffold_0564, whole genome shotgun sequence encodes these proteins:
- the LOC129846479 gene encoding cyclin-dependent kinase 4 inhibitor B-like produces the protein MTMPLEDDLASAAATGNTDRVKILLQSGVDVNGVNCFGRTPLQVMMMGSSPVAQLLLMKGADPNIADRHTGTTPLHDAARMGFLDTVEILVQFLADPNSRDNRNCRPIDLARESGHHNVVAFLQAL, from the exons ATGACGATGCCACTCGAGGATGATCTAGCCTCAGCAGCGGCGACTGGCAACACCGATCGTGTTAAAATTCTATTACAAAGTGGAGTGGACGTCAACGGTGTAAACTGCTTTGGACGGACACCTCTGCAG GTGATGATGATGGGCAGTTCACCAGTGGCGCAGTTGTTACTAATGAAAGGAGCGGATCCTAATATcgcagaccgacacactgggacAACGCCGTTACACGATGCCGCCAGGATGGGCTTTTTGGACACGGTAGAGATCCTTGTCCAATTCCTCGCCGATCCGAATAGCCGGGACAATAGGAACTGCCGGCCAATCGATTTGGCGAGAGAAAGTGGACATCATAATGTCGTTGCGTTTCTGCAGGCTTTGTGA